One Prosthecobacter algae DNA segment encodes these proteins:
- a CDS encoding SRPBCC family protein has product MIAKILIGLAVLLAGLAVVISMRPDDFRVSRSATMQATPQAIFEQVNDLRKGQDWSPWVKLDPTCKYTFEGPPAGVGSSVQWSGNNDVGEGKQTIVESRPGERVGMKLEFIRPFAGTNDVEFSFKPEGTGTLVTWTMSGKNNFMSKAVGLVMDCDKMCGDFFVQGLASLKSIVEVAPKA; this is encoded by the coding sequence ATGATCGCTAAAATTCTCATCGGTCTTGCCGTTCTCCTCGCCGGTCTTGCCGTCGTCATTTCCATGCGCCCAGATGACTTTCGAGTGTCCCGTTCTGCGACGATGCAGGCCACACCTCAAGCCATTTTTGAGCAGGTGAATGATCTGCGCAAAGGCCAGGACTGGTCTCCCTGGGTCAAGCTGGACCCCACTTGCAAATACACCTTTGAGGGGCCTCCAGCAGGTGTGGGTTCTTCCGTTCAATGGTCGGGCAACAATGACGTGGGTGAGGGAAAGCAGACCATCGTCGAAAGTCGCCCAGGAGAACGGGTAGGCATGAAGCTGGAATTCATCCGCCCTTTTGCAGGTACGAATGATGTGGAGTTTAGCTTCAAACCGGAAGGCACAGGCACATTGGTGACGTGGACCATGTCTGGAAAAAACAACTTCATGAGCAAGGCCGTGGGGCTGGTGATGGACTGCGACAAGATGTGCGGAGACTTCTTCGTGCAGGGATTGGCCAGCTTGAAAAGCATCGTCGAAGTCGCGCCCAAGGCCTGA
- a CDS encoding RNA polymerase sigma factor: protein MSASASSAESGISQLADHLFRHESGKLVSILTGIFGIHRLQMAEDVVQEALARALQTWPFYGVPVNPAAWLMQTAKNLALDLIRRESSFQQKQPHIVHFIEQRMAETETGEEPRFDGEIKDDRLRLMFACCHPQLPQEAQTALALKVMCGFSPLEIARAFLTSEAAIAKRLTRARQKLQEEAVAFEIPSGVELPVRLEVVLQILYLLFNEGYKASSGLRLIREDLCHEAIRLTSLLAAHPAGNKPRTHALLALMLLNGARFAARLDAGGDILRLEEQDRRRWDKGMIQRGIFHLGLSTQGDQASEYHLQAGIAACHSLAPEAASTDWPQILRLYDHLLQMNDSPIIALNRAVALAKVEGPAQGLAAVEAILDRQPLDSYHLFHAVMGELEAQQQHYQSAAAHLRAALKLTEMASEQSLLSKRLQEIEQSN from the coding sequence ATGTCTGCTTCAGCCTCCAGTGCCGAGTCCGGTATCAGTCAGTTGGCTGACCACCTTTTCCGTCATGAATCGGGAAAGTTGGTGTCCATCCTCACGGGTATTTTTGGCATCCATCGCCTCCAGATGGCGGAAGATGTGGTGCAGGAGGCACTGGCACGGGCGCTGCAAACGTGGCCCTTTTATGGCGTGCCGGTGAACCCTGCTGCCTGGCTGATGCAGACGGCGAAAAATCTAGCGCTGGACCTCATCCGCCGAGAATCCAGCTTTCAGCAGAAGCAGCCGCACATCGTCCATTTCATTGAGCAACGGATGGCGGAAACGGAGACAGGCGAGGAGCCGCGTTTTGATGGCGAGATCAAGGATGATCGTCTGCGGCTGATGTTTGCCTGCTGTCACCCTCAGCTCCCGCAAGAGGCGCAGACGGCATTGGCCCTGAAAGTGATGTGTGGTTTCAGCCCGCTGGAAATTGCGCGTGCTTTCCTTACCTCGGAGGCGGCCATTGCTAAAAGACTGACACGCGCCCGGCAAAAGCTGCAGGAGGAAGCGGTGGCCTTTGAGATCCCTTCCGGGGTTGAGTTGCCCGTTCGATTGGAGGTGGTGCTGCAGATTTTGTACCTGCTATTTAATGAAGGCTACAAAGCCTCCAGCGGCTTGCGATTGATCCGCGAAGATCTGTGTCATGAGGCGATACGTCTGACCTCTTTGTTGGCTGCGCATCCTGCGGGGAATAAGCCGCGCACGCATGCTCTGCTGGCGCTCATGCTGCTGAATGGTGCGCGTTTCGCCGCGAGGCTGGATGCGGGGGGCGACATCCTGCGACTGGAGGAGCAGGACCGTCGGCGTTGGGATAAGGGCATGATCCAACGGGGCATTTTTCATCTGGGATTGTCCACGCAGGGAGATCAGGCCAGCGAGTATCATCTTCAGGCAGGCATTGCTGCCTGTCATTCATTGGCTCCAGAGGCGGCCTCTACGGACTGGCCTCAGATCCTCCGGCTTTACGATCATCTCCTGCAAATGAATGATTCCCCCATCATCGCTCTGAACCGCGCGGTGGCACTGGCCAAAGTAGAGGGGCCTGCCCAAGGACTGGCGGCTGTGGAGGCCATCTTGGATCGCCAACCGCTGGACTCCTACCACCTTTTCCATGCTGTCATGGGTGAGCTGGAGGCACAGCAGCAGCATTACCAGTCAGCGGCGGCGCATTTGCGGGCGGCTTTGAAACTCACCGAGATGGCATCTGAGCAAAGCTTGCTGAGCAAGCGGCTGCAAGAAATCGAACAATCAAATTGA
- a CDS encoding YciI family protein, producing the protein MSLSSSDSTEYMVLFRATGWQQDLSPEEMQQVMARTMAWFERLQQQGKMKGAQPLFEEGKVISGRKVRQVADGPFAESKETIGGYLMLNVRTMEEAVSIAQEWPMLDCGATAEVRPVAPECPSFNRVKEAQMAAA; encoded by the coding sequence ATGAGCCTTTCCTCCTCTGATTCCACTGAATACATGGTCCTCTTCCGAGCCACGGGCTGGCAGCAGGATCTGTCGCCCGAAGAAATGCAACAGGTCATGGCGCGCACCATGGCGTGGTTTGAGCGATTGCAGCAGCAGGGTAAGATGAAAGGCGCACAGCCTCTGTTTGAAGAGGGAAAAGTGATCTCAGGAAGAAAAGTGCGTCAGGTAGCGGATGGACCTTTTGCCGAGTCCAAAGAGACCATCGGCGGGTATCTGATGCTGAATGTGAGGACGATGGAGGAGGCCGTAAGCATCGCCCAAGAGTGGCCCATGCTGGACTGTGGAGCCACGGCGGAGGTAAGGCCCGTGGCCCCTGAGTGCCCTAGCTTCAATCGAGTGAAGGAAGCACAAATGGCGGCTGCCTAA
- a CDS encoding TetR/AcrR family transcriptional regulator yields the protein MANAPKHVRNPAETRQRLVGATLRLMLKQGYAATTVDQICAEAGLTKGSFFHYFANKEAIARAALDAFAQMGTDLYTPAWSEPGVDPLEQLHRLLDIMVSFNQRPDELCVCMVGMMSQELSQVNAEMRVACDGHLQDWEDRVTRMLTDAKKIHRVRRAFEPAQVAHFLNSLWQGSMLVGKTRQSPEMVIQNIELARDFVDSLFESPPPRLGIRKGRIKKKKVCPDVLTSPGHSSCL from the coding sequence ATGGCTAATGCCCCTAAACATGTTCGCAATCCGGCTGAAACCCGCCAAAGGCTGGTGGGGGCGACGCTGCGTCTGATGCTGAAGCAGGGCTATGCCGCGACGACGGTGGACCAGATCTGTGCGGAGGCAGGGCTGACAAAGGGCAGCTTTTTTCATTACTTTGCTAACAAGGAAGCCATCGCCCGTGCGGCCCTGGATGCGTTTGCGCAAATGGGCACGGATTTATACACCCCCGCCTGGTCTGAGCCTGGGGTGGACCCGTTGGAGCAACTGCATCGGCTGCTGGACATCATGGTCAGTTTCAATCAACGGCCTGATGAGCTGTGCGTGTGCATGGTGGGCATGATGTCGCAGGAGCTTTCCCAGGTGAATGCCGAGATGCGGGTCGCCTGCGATGGGCACCTGCAAGACTGGGAGGATCGGGTGACGCGCATGCTGACGGATGCAAAAAAGATCCACCGGGTGCGGCGTGCTTTTGAGCCCGCACAGGTGGCGCATTTTCTCAACAGTCTATGGCAGGGCTCGATGCTTGTGGGTAAGACGCGCCAGAGCCCCGAGATGGTGATCCAGAACATCGAACTGGCGCGAGATTTTGTGGATTCCTTGTTTGAATCTCCCCCGCCACGCCTGGGGATTCGGAAGGGCAGAATAAAAAAGAAAAAAGTCTGTCCTGATGTCCTGACCAGTCCCGGCCATTCGTCATGCCTTTGA
- the kdpF gene encoding K(+)-transporting ATPase subunit F, whose amino-acid sequence METFLIALIATALLAYLLVAMLRPEKF is encoded by the coding sequence ATGGAAACCTTCCTCATCGCACTCATCGCCACGGCTCTGCTGGCCTACCTCCTGGTAGCCATGCTGCGCCCCGAAAAATTTTAA
- the kdpA gene encoding potassium-transporting ATPase subunit KdpA has protein sequence MHTNDWLQLALFLGLLALITKPLGLYLMQVLDAQGRTWLDPILKPIEKLTYRLLGTDPQREQNWKQYTLSMLAFSLIGIVFTYLILRCQHLLPWNPQGLPALSPHLAFNTAVSFTTNTNWQSYGGEATLSYFSQMVGLTFHNFVSAATGIAIAAALVRGIARSSGKTLGNFWADLVRVTYYLLLPLCGAFALFLVSQGMIQNFESYTKATTLEGTEQVIAQGPMASQVAIKMLGTNGGGFVNANAAHPFENPTPLSNLVQMLAIFAIGSGLTYYLGRMVKNQAHGWAVWAAMMVLFTSGVLVCAHAEAQGNPIHQQLGVAATDGNMEGKEVRFGIFNSSLFATVTTAASCGAVNSMHDSFTAIGGFVPLFMMELGEVVIGGVGAGLYGMLVFVILAVFIAGLMVGRTPEYLGKKIQAKEVKLAMLTLLILTLSILGFTAWASVSAWGLAGLNNAGPHGFSEMLYAYSSATANNGSAFAGLTANTPWYNTTLGVAMLIGRFLMIVPIMALAGSLVQKQAAPPTAGTFPAHGATFTLLLIGTVLLVGALNFLPALALGPVVEHFLTLQGRLF, from the coding sequence ATGCATACGAACGACTGGCTGCAACTTGCCCTATTCCTGGGCCTCCTCGCGCTCATCACCAAGCCCCTCGGCCTCTACCTCATGCAGGTGCTGGATGCCCAGGGCCGCACCTGGCTGGACCCCATCCTGAAACCCATCGAAAAACTGACCTATCGCCTCCTGGGCACCGATCCCCAGCGCGAGCAGAATTGGAAACAATACACGCTCTCCATGCTCGCCTTCAGCCTCATCGGGATCGTCTTCACCTACCTCATCCTGCGCTGCCAGCACCTGCTGCCGTGGAATCCCCAGGGCCTGCCTGCCCTAAGCCCGCACCTGGCCTTTAACACCGCTGTCAGCTTCACCACCAATACCAACTGGCAGAGCTATGGTGGCGAGGCCACCCTCTCCTACTTCAGCCAGATGGTGGGGCTGACGTTTCATAACTTCGTCTCGGCTGCCACCGGCATCGCCATCGCCGCCGCCCTCGTGCGTGGCATTGCACGCAGTTCAGGGAAGACGTTGGGCAACTTCTGGGCCGACCTCGTGCGTGTCACCTATTACCTACTGCTGCCCCTGTGCGGCGCCTTCGCCCTCTTCTTGGTTTCCCAAGGCATGATTCAGAACTTCGAATCCTACACCAAGGCCACCACGCTGGAAGGTACAGAACAAGTCATCGCTCAAGGCCCCATGGCCTCTCAGGTCGCCATCAAGATGCTGGGCACCAATGGCGGCGGTTTTGTGAATGCGAACGCAGCGCACCCTTTTGAAAACCCCACCCCGCTTTCCAATCTCGTGCAGATGCTTGCCATCTTCGCCATCGGCAGTGGCCTAACGTATTATTTAGGGCGCATGGTGAAAAACCAAGCGCACGGCTGGGCTGTCTGGGCCGCGATGATGGTGCTGTTTACCAGCGGTGTGTTGGTTTGCGCCCATGCTGAGGCCCAGGGCAACCCCATCCACCAGCAGCTCGGTGTCGCCGCAACGGATGGGAACATGGAGGGCAAGGAGGTGCGCTTTGGCATCTTCAATTCCTCCCTCTTCGCCACCGTCACGACGGCCGCCTCCTGCGGCGCGGTGAATTCCATGCACGACTCCTTCACCGCCATCGGGGGTTTTGTGCCCCTATTCATGATGGAGCTGGGCGAGGTGGTCATCGGCGGTGTCGGGGCCGGTCTTTACGGCATGCTTGTGTTTGTCATCCTGGCCGTCTTCATCGCTGGCCTCATGGTGGGCCGCACGCCGGAATACCTCGGCAAAAAGATTCAGGCGAAGGAGGTCAAGCTGGCCATGCTCACCCTGCTCATCCTCACGCTCAGCATCCTCGGTTTCACCGCCTGGGCCAGCGTCAGCGCTTGGGGTCTGGCAGGTCTGAACAACGCAGGCCCGCATGGCTTTAGCGAGATGCTGTATGCCTACTCCTCCGCCACAGCCAACAACGGCAGCGCCTTTGCCGGCCTGACGGCGAACACCCCCTGGTACAATACCACGTTAGGCGTCGCCATGCTCATCGGTCGGTTTCTCATGATTGTGCCCATCATGGCTCTGGCTGGATCTTTGGTGCAGAAGCAGGCCGCACCGCCCACCGCCGGCACCTTCCCTGCCCATGGGGCCACCTTTACCCTGCTGCTCATCGGCACGGTCCTCCTCGTCGGCGCGCTGAATTTCCTCCCTGCCCTGGCCTTAGGTCCCGTCGTTGAGCACTTCCTCACGCTCCAGGGCCGCTTGTTCTAA
- the kdpB gene encoding potassium-transporting ATPase subunit KdpB gives MSHTPSSLFDASIVVPALGESFKKLDPRLMVKNPVMFVTLVGALLTTFSIFTAGEDRAFIIQLSVWLWFTVLFANFAEAVAEGRGKAQADSLRRARKDTMARRLIGNDEKLVPAAALEKGELVVCEAGDVIPADGEVIQGIASVDEAAITGESAPVIRESGGDRSAVTGGTRVISDRIVIRITSEKGQTFLDRMISMVEGAQRQKTPNEIALTILLSAMTLIFLLVCITLMPFGVYAGANFSIPVLIALLVCLIPTTIGGLLSAIGISGIDRLIRRNVMATSGRAVEAAGDIDVLLLDKTGTITIGNRMASDFRPAPGITEQQLADAAQLASLADETPEGRSIVVLAKEKFNIRGRELAAPHATFIPFTAQTRMSGVDLDGRSIRKGAADSIKAYIINQGGTYPAEVAKAVEAASRAGRTPLVVSEGNQVLGIVELKDVVKGGIKERFAQLRKMGIRTVMITGDNPMTAAAIAAEAGVDDFMAQATPEDKLKRIRDEQAAGHLVAMTGDGTNDAPALAQADVGVAMNTGTQAAREAGNMVDLDSNPTKLIEIVEIGKQLLMTRGSLTTFSISNDVAKYFAIIPAMIMATFPEVAPLNIMGLVSPQSAILSAVIFNALIIVALIPLALKGVPYRAMGAVAVLRRNLLVYGLGGLIVPFIGIKIIDLIINL, from the coding sequence ATGTCACACACACCCAGTTCCCTTTTCGACGCCTCCATTGTCGTCCCCGCCCTCGGCGAGTCGTTCAAAAAACTCGACCCGCGCCTGATGGTGAAAAACCCCGTCATGTTCGTGACGCTCGTCGGCGCACTGCTCACCACCTTCAGCATCTTTACGGCTGGGGAAGATCGTGCCTTCATCATCCAGCTCAGTGTCTGGCTGTGGTTCACCGTTTTGTTTGCCAACTTCGCTGAAGCCGTCGCTGAAGGCCGTGGCAAAGCTCAGGCGGACAGCCTGCGCCGTGCCCGCAAAGACACCATGGCCCGTCGCCTCATCGGCAACGATGAAAAACTGGTGCCCGCCGCCGCTCTGGAAAAAGGTGAACTCGTCGTCTGTGAAGCCGGCGATGTCATCCCTGCCGATGGAGAAGTGATACAGGGCATCGCCAGCGTGGATGAGGCCGCTATCACGGGTGAGTCCGCGCCCGTCATCCGCGAAAGCGGGGGTGATCGCAGCGCTGTCACAGGTGGCACACGGGTCATCAGCGACCGCATCGTCATCCGCATCACTTCGGAGAAAGGCCAGACATTCTTGGATCGCATGATCTCCATGGTGGAAGGCGCACAGCGTCAAAAAACGCCGAACGAAATCGCTCTCACCATCCTGCTTTCAGCCATGACGCTGATCTTCCTGCTGGTGTGCATCACGCTCATGCCCTTCGGGGTTTATGCCGGGGCAAATTTCTCCATCCCCGTGCTCATCGCCCTGCTGGTGTGTTTGATTCCCACCACCATCGGCGGGTTGCTCAGCGCTATCGGCATCAGCGGGATTGATCGCCTCATCCGCCGCAATGTCATGGCCACCAGTGGGCGTGCGGTGGAGGCTGCGGGTGACATTGACGTGCTGCTGCTGGACAAAACAGGCACCATCACCATCGGCAATCGCATGGCCTCAGACTTCCGCCCTGCCCCGGGCATCACCGAGCAGCAACTCGCCGATGCCGCCCAGCTCGCCTCCTTGGCCGATGAAACCCCCGAAGGCCGCAGCATCGTGGTGCTGGCGAAGGAGAAGTTTAACATTCGTGGTCGCGAACTCGCCGCACCGCATGCCACCTTCATCCCCTTCACTGCCCAGACACGCATGAGCGGCGTGGACCTGGATGGACGCAGCATTCGCAAAGGTGCAGCCGATTCCATCAAAGCTTACATCATCAACCAAGGCGGCACTTATCCGGCTGAAGTGGCCAAGGCCGTGGAAGCAGCCTCCCGCGCTGGGCGCACGCCCCTCGTCGTTTCCGAAGGCAACCAGGTCCTCGGCATTGTCGAACTGAAGGACGTGGTCAAAGGCGGCATCAAAGAACGTTTCGCACAGCTCCGCAAAATGGGCATCCGCACCGTCATGATCACCGGAGACAACCCCATGACCGCCGCCGCCATCGCCGCCGAGGCGGGGGTGGATGACTTCATGGCCCAGGCCACTCCAGAAGATAAACTGAAGCGCATCCGCGATGAGCAGGCCGCAGGCCATCTGGTGGCTATGACCGGGGACGGCACCAATGATGCCCCCGCCCTGGCCCAGGCCGATGTGGGCGTGGCCATGAATACAGGCACCCAGGCCGCCCGTGAAGCGGGCAACATGGTGGACCTGGACAGCAACCCCACGAAGCTCATCGAGATCGTCGAAATCGGCAAGCAACTGCTCATGACCCGTGGCAGCCTAACCACCTTTAGCATCTCCAATGATGTCGCGAAATACTTTGCCATCATCCCCGCCATGATCATGGCCACTTTCCCTGAAGTGGCCCCGCTGAATATCATGGGCCTCGTAAGCCCGCAAAGCGCCATCCTCAGCGCCGTCATCTTCAATGCCCTCATCATCGTGGCCCTCATCCCCCTAGCGCTGAAAGGCGTGCCTTATCGGGCCATGGGCGCGGTGGCTGTGCTGCGGCGGAACCTCCTCGTCTATGGCCTTGGCGGCCTCATCGTCCCCTTCATCGGCATCAAGATCATTGACCTGATCATCAATCTCTAA
- the kdpC gene encoding K(+)-transporting ATPase subunit C, protein MKLLLQEIRPAIVATFVLAGITCGVYPLLVTTVAQAAFKDQAQGSLIVGADGKVRGSSLLGQNFTSERYFHTRPSAAGSGYDGASSSGSNLGPTSQKLRDQIQERLTAYRTLNGLAADAEVPADAVTASGSGLDPHISVKNATIQAARVAKARNLPLPKVESLITAHTSTPTFGLLGEARVNVVSLNLALDAAK, encoded by the coding sequence ATGAAACTGCTTCTCCAAGAAATCCGCCCCGCCATCGTCGCCACCTTTGTTCTGGCTGGCATCACCTGCGGTGTTTACCCCCTGCTCGTTACCACAGTGGCGCAGGCAGCGTTTAAAGATCAGGCCCAGGGCAGCCTCATCGTCGGGGCCGATGGCAAAGTACGCGGCTCCAGCCTGCTGGGGCAAAACTTCACCTCTGAGCGCTACTTCCACACACGTCCCAGCGCGGCGGGTAGCGGTTACGACGGTGCCAGCTCCAGCGGCAGCAACCTCGGGCCCACCTCTCAAAAACTGCGGGATCAGATCCAGGAACGTCTCACCGCCTACCGGACTCTGAATGGCCTAGCTGCCGATGCCGAAGTCCCTGCCGATGCCGTCACCGCCTCCGGCTCCGGTTTGGACCCACACATCAGCGTCAAAAACGCCACGATTCAGGCTGCCCGTGTGGCTAAGGCGAGAAACCTGCCCTTGCCAAAGGTCGAAAGCCTCATCACCGCCCACACCAGCACGCCCACGTTTGGGCTGCTAGGTGAGGCACGGGTGAATGTCGTCTCGCTCAATCTGGCACTCGACGCCGCCAAGTAA
- a CDS encoding sensor histidine kinase KdpD, with translation MHPESPHPNPDALLAQMQKEHSQAQPGRLHIFLGMCPGVGKTYAMLQAARQRAKEGVEVLVGVVETHGRHETSALLEGLHVLPRKLLDHRGYSLEEFDVDEVLRLRPQLVLVDELAHTNAPGSRHAKRYQDVLELMDAGLDVYTTLNVQHIESQVDIVQQISGVAIQEKVPDSLLDRAHEIQLIDLSAEKLLERMAEGKVYMGERAEHAVSNFFKEGTLTALRELALRFTAERVDRDLDDIRRTRRVTSAWKTNARLLVGIGPSPYAESLIRWTRRAAARLDGNWIVAWVERSAPLTPAEQEVLTRALGLARRLGAEVVTLTGDDVAEALLQFASERNVSQIVVGKPDKRTWGGSLADRLIAESGDIDVCVVRPVAGRQLTAPAAPPASTPISQVGEYSWAVALTFVLTSLCWALLPVTGYTFVALVLLLGVMAAGMRFSRGPVLAMASVSALAWNYFFIPPQFTLHIDQPEDMLMFGMFFLVALSMGHLTTRLRQREAAERRRQRQTAALLRVTQSAALAAEPDKGLHEALRVITDLLQSGVSLVLRQSDHTLSPTAHPSSSFQPNSKEWGVVAWSFDHKQVAGRFTDTLPESDATWFPLQTATSTMGVLGIRLERDGRLDFTTRQTIEALALQLALVLEKEHFIQAASRAEVLEQSEKLRQTLLDSVSHELKTPLAVIKASLEGLSEHPAASNPYTGEIATATERLQRVVDHLLHMTRIESAVMQPHLDWCDIRDVIQAARSAAGPALTAHPLSVFIPDTMPLVRLDHSLMAQALANILHNATAYTPAGTAIDIRVTVQGDRLHLTVRDHGPGFAGESALRVFEKFYRSPGSPAGGTGLGLAITRGFVRAQGGEITARNHPDGGAEVAIEMKRVF, from the coding sequence ATGCACCCGGAATCTCCACACCCCAACCCCGATGCTCTGCTGGCGCAGATGCAGAAGGAGCACTCCCAGGCGCAGCCAGGGCGGCTGCATATCTTCCTGGGCATGTGCCCCGGGGTGGGAAAAACCTACGCCATGCTGCAGGCGGCCCGACAGAGGGCCAAAGAGGGAGTGGAGGTGCTTGTGGGCGTGGTGGAAACACATGGTCGCCATGAGACCTCCGCCTTGCTGGAGGGCCTGCATGTTTTACCACGCAAGCTGTTAGACCATCGTGGCTACTCGTTGGAAGAATTCGATGTGGATGAGGTACTGCGCCTGCGCCCGCAGCTTGTGCTGGTGGATGAACTGGCCCACACCAATGCCCCCGGCTCACGCCATGCCAAACGTTACCAGGATGTGCTGGAGCTGATGGATGCCGGGCTGGATGTGTACACCACCCTGAACGTCCAGCACATCGAGAGCCAGGTGGACATCGTCCAGCAAATCAGCGGTGTGGCCATTCAGGAAAAAGTACCGGACTCGCTGCTGGATCGTGCGCATGAGATCCAGCTCATTGACCTCAGTGCCGAAAAGCTACTGGAGCGCATGGCGGAGGGCAAAGTGTACATGGGTGAAAGGGCCGAACACGCCGTCTCGAATTTCTTCAAAGAAGGCACCCTCACCGCCCTGCGCGAACTCGCCCTCCGTTTCACTGCCGAGCGCGTGGATCGTGACCTCGATGACATCCGCCGGACACGGCGCGTGACCAGCGCCTGGAAGACCAATGCGCGTCTCCTGGTCGGCATCGGTCCCAGCCCTTATGCGGAAAGTCTCATCCGCTGGACCCGCCGCGCGGCCGCAAGACTGGACGGCAACTGGATCGTCGCTTGGGTGGAAAGATCCGCCCCGCTCACCCCTGCCGAACAAGAAGTGCTGACACGCGCTCTCGGGCTGGCACGTCGCCTAGGTGCCGAGGTGGTCACCCTCACCGGGGATGATGTGGCGGAGGCCCTACTGCAGTTCGCTAGCGAACGCAACGTCTCCCAGATCGTTGTGGGTAAGCCTGACAAACGCACTTGGGGCGGCTCGCTGGCAGATCGCCTCATCGCCGAAAGTGGTGACATTGACGTCTGTGTGGTTCGCCCCGTAGCTGGGCGGCAGCTCACAGCCCCTGCCGCGCCACCTGCCAGCACGCCCATCTCCCAGGTGGGAGAGTATAGCTGGGCTGTGGCCCTCACCTTCGTGCTAACGAGCCTCTGCTGGGCTTTACTTCCAGTTACTGGGTACACCTTTGTCGCCCTCGTTTTGTTGCTCGGCGTCATGGCCGCAGGCATGCGTTTTAGTCGAGGCCCGGTACTGGCCATGGCTTCTGTCAGTGCTCTCGCTTGGAACTACTTTTTCATCCCGCCTCAGTTCACCCTGCACATTGACCAGCCCGAGGACATGCTCATGTTTGGCATGTTCTTTCTCGTGGCGCTCAGCATGGGCCATCTCACCACACGCCTGCGCCAGCGTGAGGCCGCCGAGCGCCGCCGCCAGCGCCAGACCGCAGCCCTCCTGCGCGTCACCCAAAGCGCCGCCCTTGCAGCAGAGCCGGACAAAGGGTTGCATGAAGCTCTGCGAGTGATCACCGATCTCTTGCAGTCTGGAGTCTCCCTGGTCCTGCGTCAAAGTGACCATACCCTCAGCCCCACGGCACATCCCTCCAGCAGCTTTCAGCCTAACTCCAAGGAGTGGGGCGTGGTGGCCTGGAGCTTTGATCACAAACAAGTCGCCGGTCGTTTCACCGATACCCTGCCCGAGTCCGACGCCACCTGGTTTCCGCTGCAAACCGCCACCTCCACCATGGGCGTGCTGGGCATCCGCCTGGAGCGCGATGGCAGGCTGGATTTCACCACCCGGCAGACCATTGAGGCGCTGGCCCTGCAACTCGCACTGGTCTTGGAAAAGGAACATTTCATCCAGGCTGCCAGCCGGGCCGAGGTGCTGGAGCAATCTGAAAAGCTGCGCCAAACCCTGCTGGACAGCGTTTCCCACGAGCTCAAAACTCCCCTCGCTGTCATCAAAGCCAGCCTGGAAGGCCTAAGCGAACACCCGGCTGCCAGCAACCCCTACACCGGAGAAATCGCCACCGCCACCGAGCGTCTCCAGCGTGTGGTGGATCACCTCCTGCACATGACACGCATCGAGTCTGCCGTAATGCAGCCGCACCTCGATTGGTGCGACATACGCGATGTCATCCAGGCAGCCCGCTCTGCCGCAGGACCCGCTTTGACGGCCCATCCGCTGAGCGTCTTCATTCCAGATACCATGCCTCTGGTTAGGCTAGATCATAGCCTCATGGCGCAAGCTCTGGCCAATATCCTGCACAACGCCACTGCCTACACACCGGCGGGCACCGCGATTGACATTCGTGTCACCGTGCAGGGAGATCGTCTGCATCTCACCGTTCGAGATCATGGCCCAGGCTTCGCAGGTGAAAGTGCGCTGCGGGTGTTTGAAAAATTTTATCGCTCCCCAGGCAGTCCCGCAGGAGGCACAGGCCTCGGTTTGGCCATTACCCGAGGTTTCGTGCGAGCCCAGGGCGGAGAGATCACCGCCCGCAACCACCCCGATGGCGGTGCCGAGGTGGCCATCGAAATGAAACGTGTTTTTTAA
- a CDS encoding response regulator transcription factor, producing the protein MTCLIIDDEPQIRRLLRLALESRGYTVREAEAGQLGLQEAAFHKPNAILLDLGLPDMDGLEVLKRLREWSDVPVLILSVRDQESIKVAALENGADDYVTKPFGTAELMARLTAITRRQRSVEVAEVTLGPLHISLVDHAVTLAGQEVKLTPTEYALLKALARHPGKIITQQQLLKAVWPGMNVDQTAALRVHVNHLRSKVGSSVEIRNEPGIGYRILG; encoded by the coding sequence ATGACCTGCCTGATCATAGATGATGAACCCCAGATCCGCCGCCTGTTGCGGCTGGCCCTGGAATCACGCGGCTACACCGTGCGCGAGGCGGAGGCCGGTCAGTTAGGCCTGCAAGAAGCGGCCTTTCATAAACCGAATGCCATCCTGCTGGATTTGGGCCTGCCAGACATGGACGGACTGGAAGTGCTGAAACGCCTGCGTGAATGGAGCGATGTCCCCGTGCTGATCCTCAGTGTGCGCGATCAAGAAAGCATCAAAGTCGCCGCTCTGGAAAATGGCGCAGATGACTACGTGACGAAACCCTTTGGCACCGCCGAGCTCATGGCCCGCCTCACCGCCATCACCCGGCGGCAACGAAGCGTGGAGGTGGCCGAGGTCACTCTCGGCCCCTTGCATATCAGCCTGGTAGATCACGCCGTCACGCTCGCTGGGCAGGAGGTGAAGCTCACGCCAACCGAGTACGCCCTGCTGAAGGCCCTCGCCCGGCATCCAGGGAAAATCATCACCCAGCAGCAGCTCCTCAAAGCCGTGTGGCCTGGCATGAACGTGGACCAAACTGCCGCTCTGCGCGTGCACGTGAACCACCTCCGCAGCAAAGTTGGCAGCAGTGTGGAGATCCGCAATGAGCCGGGCATCGGCTACCGTATCCTTGGTTAG